One window from the genome of Flavobacterium agricola encodes:
- a CDS encoding PcfK-like family protein has product MKGTENFKSIIANHLQSVADRDPLFAKSYSKESKNIDECINYILSEVQKSKCNGFADDEIFNMAIHYYDEDDIKNIKATTVRVVVNHSSETNQSNSVVEKQKEVPVRKLKQQVKIQPEVNIGKQVSLFDFPGV; this is encoded by the coding sequence ATGAAAGGAACAGAAAATTTTAAAAGCATTATCGCAAATCACTTACAAAGTGTAGCCGATAGAGATCCATTATTTGCAAAAAGTTACAGTAAAGAAAGTAAAAACATTGATGAGTGTATTAATTACATTTTATCAGAAGTTCAAAAATCAAAATGTAATGGCTTTGCTGACGATGAAATATTCAACATGGCAATTCATTACTACGATGAAGATGATATTAAAAATATTAAGGCAACAACCGTAAGAGTCGTAGTCAATCATTCATCTGAAACAAATCAAAGCAATTCTGTTGTTGAAAAACAAAAGGAAGTTCCGGTTCGAAAATTGAAACAACAAGTAAAAATTCAACCGGAAGTAAATATTGGAAAACAAGTTTCACTTTTTGACTTTCCAGGCGTATGA
- a CDS encoding PcfJ domain-containing protein, producing MKPRTKLQHKLVEYSNWLTPGVEKKILQYAYSNCNSKYGFSTGKTYWCGLCGDTHSAKEIVSNEVTCISCDSELHIIETKKRKFYESYYIAFAEDMFEYQVIRYFYVTTNYRKGESWKTNVLECIQQFHTNHDFYLIGRLTQGHGDPLYGQMEFRNPSYYSQFAYNPWPSAYHPDSTFLPEYQKKGCVGDFGNVRFYDLKKHLNWDCPKTETLLKAKATELLKVALRDSNKIARYWDTVKICLRNNYQPHDGGMYIDYVELLERFGKDLRNSKYVCPANLKEEHDRYVKKAKLHQKKIDLKNQIRQKAIDDEAYQKAKSIYFDLIFRSNNLVIEPLKSIDDFIKESEVHKHCVYSNKYYNKQNSLILSAKVNNQRVETIEIDIEQLEVIQSRGLQNQASKFNKQILELLNNNLHQIAQVKNNLSQTA from the coding sequence ATGAAACCAAGAACAAAACTACAGCATAAACTTGTAGAGTATTCGAATTGGCTTACTCCAGGAGTAGAAAAAAAGATTTTGCAATATGCTTATTCTAATTGCAATTCTAAATATGGGTTTAGCACCGGTAAAACGTATTGGTGTGGCCTTTGTGGAGATACACATTCAGCAAAAGAAATTGTAAGTAACGAGGTTACTTGTATTTCATGTGACAGTGAGCTGCATATTATAGAAACTAAAAAGAGAAAGTTTTATGAGAGTTATTACATCGCATTTGCAGAAGATATGTTCGAATATCAAGTAATTAGGTATTTTTATGTTACAACCAATTATCGAAAAGGAGAGTCGTGGAAAACTAATGTTTTAGAATGTATTCAGCAATTTCACACGAATCATGATTTTTATTTAATTGGTCGATTAACACAAGGGCATGGCGATCCATTGTACGGACAAATGGAGTTTCGAAATCCGAGTTATTACAGCCAATTTGCATACAATCCTTGGCCATCAGCTTATCATCCAGACTCTACATTTTTACCAGAATATCAAAAAAAAGGATGCGTGGGTGATTTTGGAAACGTTCGTTTTTATGATTTAAAAAAACATCTAAACTGGGACTGTCCAAAAACCGAAACTTTATTAAAAGCAAAAGCAACAGAATTGCTTAAGGTTGCACTAAGGGATAGTAACAAAATTGCTAGATATTGGGACACGGTTAAAATATGCCTTAGAAATAATTACCAGCCCCATGACGGTGGTATGTACATAGATTATGTTGAACTTCTTGAACGTTTTGGAAAAGATTTAAGGAATTCTAAATATGTATGTCCTGCTAATTTAAAAGAAGAACACGATCGCTATGTAAAAAAGGCAAAGCTTCATCAAAAGAAAATCGACCTTAAAAATCAGATAAGACAAAAAGCAATAGATGACGAAGCATACCAAAAAGCTAAATCAATCTACTTTGATCTAATCTTCAGAAGTAATAATTTAGTAATTGAGCCTTTAAAATCTATTGATGATTTTATTAAAGAATCAGAAGTGCACAAGCATTGCGTGTATTCAAACAAATACTACAACAAACAAAATTCATTGATATTATCTGCCAAGGTAAACAATCAAAGAGTTGAAACTATTGAAATAGATATTGAACAGCTTGAAGTAATTCAATCTAGAGGTTTACAAAATCAAGCCTCAAAGTTCAACAAACAAATTTTAGAGCTATTAAACAACAATCTTCATCAAATAGCTCAAGTAAAAAACAACCTATCACAAACAGCATAA
- a CDS encoding type I restriction-modification system subunit M, producing MTSQAQRAELQNKIWKIANDVRGSVDGWDFKHFVLGTLFYRFISENFTDYIEAGDKSVNYAKFKDTDIPEEVKIDAIKTKGYFIYPSQLFINVQANANNNENLNTDLKQIFTDIQNSANGYPSEQDIKGLFDDFDTTSSRLGNSVPEKNQRLAAVLNGIAELNFGSFEKTKIDLFGDAYEFLINNYAANAGKSGGEFFTPQEVSNLLAQIALHKQTKVNKIYDPAAGSGSLLLQAKKHFDDHIIEEGFYGQEINHTTYNLARMNMFLHNVNYDKFHIALGNTLTNPHFLDDKPFDAIVSNPPYSVSWIGNDDPTLINDERFAPAGVLAPKSKADFAFVMHALSYLSGTGRAAIVCFPGIFYRGGAEQKIRKYLVDNNFVETVISLAPNLFYGTSIAVNILVLSKHKTDTKTQFIDASGEAFFKKVTNNNMLEENHIDKIMTIFDTKENIEHVAILIDNKQIAENDYNLSVSSYVEAKDTREVINIETLNKDIDQTVKNINELRASIANIIKEIEA from the coding sequence ATGACAAGTCAAGCGCAGAGAGCAGAATTGCAAAATAAGATATGGAAAATAGCCAACGATGTTCGTGGCTCGGTAGATGGGTGGGATTTTAAACACTTTGTTTTAGGAACCCTTTTTTACCGTTTTATTAGTGAAAATTTCACCGATTACATAGAAGCCGGTGACAAATCTGTTAACTATGCAAAATTCAAGGATACTGACATTCCTGAAGAAGTAAAAATTGATGCCATTAAAACTAAAGGATATTTTATTTATCCTTCTCAGTTATTTATAAACGTACAAGCAAACGCTAATAACAACGAAAACTTAAATACCGACTTAAAACAAATTTTTACCGATATTCAAAATTCTGCAAATGGTTATCCTTCAGAGCAAGATATCAAAGGTTTGTTTGATGATTTTGATACTACAAGTTCGCGTTTAGGAAATAGCGTACCCGAAAAAAACCAACGTTTGGCGGCAGTGTTAAACGGTATTGCTGAGTTAAATTTTGGCTCTTTTGAGAAAACAAAGATTGACCTGTTTGGTGATGCATATGAGTTTTTGATTAATAACTATGCAGCCAATGCGGGTAAATCAGGAGGTGAGTTTTTTACGCCACAAGAAGTATCGAATCTTTTAGCGCAAATTGCTTTGCATAAGCAAACCAAAGTAAACAAAATTTACGATCCTGCAGCTGGGTCTGGCTCGCTATTATTGCAAGCGAAAAAACACTTCGATGATCATATTATTGAAGAAGGTTTCTATGGTCAAGAAATTAATCATACTACCTACAACTTAGCCCGTATGAATATGTTTTTACACAATGTAAACTACGATAAATTTCATATTGCTTTAGGTAATACGTTAACGAATCCTCATTTTTTAGACGACAAGCCGTTTGATGCCATTGTATCTAATCCGCCTTACTCTGTAAGTTGGATTGGTAATGACGACCCAACCTTGATTAACGACGAACGTTTTGCTCCAGCAGGTGTGTTAGCGCCCAAATCTAAAGCAGATTTTGCTTTTGTAATGCACGCGTTAAGCTATTTATCGGGTACAGGTCGTGCAGCTATTGTTTGTTTTCCGGGTATTTTCTATCGTGGGGGTGCAGAACAAAAAATCCGTAAATATTTAGTAGATAATAATTTTGTTGAAACGGTAATTTCCTTAGCTCCTAATTTATTTTACGGAACAAGCATTGCGGTAAATATCTTAGTATTATCGAAACATAAAACCGATACCAAAACACAGTTTATTGATGCTAGTGGTGAAGCGTTCTTTAAAAAGGTAACAAATAACAATATGTTAGAAGAAAATCATATTGATAAGATTATGACTATTTTCGATACCAAAGAGAACATAGAACATGTAGCCATTTTAATAGATAATAAACAAATTGCTGAGAATGATTACAACCTATCGGTAAGCTCGTATGTAGAAGCGAAAGATACACGCGAGGTAATTAATATTGAAACGCTGAATAAAGATATCGATCAAACAGTAAAAAACATCAACGAGCTTCGTGCTTCTATTGCTAACATCATTAAAGAGATCGAAGCATGA
- a CDS encoding restriction endonuclease subunit S, whose protein sequence is MSTLKELLKDVPVEWKKLWEVTIWDKKFNSVEKYKQPKTIKYNYLLASEIQLLKSGKGNIRLLSTNLTNWWTSEEIAGEIVSEGEIIAIPWGGNPIVQYYKGKFITGDNRIAVVNDQNYLSTKFLYYYLNENISLISSFYRGSGIKHPSMYNVLDLDVPIPSLKIQQEIVRFLDGLSEQNKALTTALAQEIDQRKKQYEYYREELFRFEGKDVEWKTLGDTKYFKVSSGGTPSKAKNDYWENGTIPWLRSESCNNSSINKSNDFITEIGLKNSSAKILEPFSTLIALVGATIFKTGYLQFEASTNQNIASIKSLNSEFVKDKYLFIYITSLYQELKLKMKDYGMLNLTTLRSFRIPVPSIQEQERIVHLLDQFDEATKNIVAALEKEIELRNKQYEYYRNLLLCFPKENK, encoded by the coding sequence ATGAGTACATTGAAAGAATTATTGAAAGATGTTCCGGTGGAATGGAAAAAATTATGGGAAGTAACAATATGGGATAAAAAATTCAATTCTGTTGAAAAATATAAACAACCAAAAACTATTAAATATAATTACTTATTGGCAAGCGAGATTCAGCTTCTTAAATCAGGTAAAGGAAATATTCGATTGCTATCAACTAATTTAACTAATTGGTGGACTAGTGAAGAAATTGCAGGCGAAATTGTCTCCGAAGGTGAAATTATTGCTATACCATGGGGTGGCAATCCGATTGTTCAATATTATAAAGGAAAGTTTATAACAGGTGATAATAGAATTGCTGTTGTTAATGATCAAAACTATTTATCAACTAAATTTTTATATTATTATTTAAATGAAAATATTTCTTTAATTAGTTCATTTTATAGAGGAAGTGGTATTAAACATCCAAGTATGTATAATGTTTTAGATTTAGATGTGCCAATACCATCATTAAAAATTCAACAAGAAATTGTAAGGTTTTTAGATGGTTTAAGTGAACAAAATAAAGCCTTAACCACTGCTTTAGCCCAAGAAATAGACCAACGTAAAAAACAATACGAGTATTATCGTGAAGAATTGTTCCGCTTTGAGGGTAAGGATGTGGAGTGGAAAACTTTGGGAGATACAAAATATTTTAAAGTTTCATCAGGTGGTACGCCAAGTAAAGCGAAAAATGATTATTGGGAGAATGGTACAATTCCTTGGTTAAGATCAGAGTCTTGTAATAATAGTTCGATTAATAAATCTAATGATTTTATAACTGAAATAGGCTTAAAGAACTCCAGTGCTAAAATATTGGAGCCTTTTTCAACCTTAATAGCATTGGTAGGAGCAACAATTTTCAAAACTGGTTATTTACAGTTTGAGGCATCTACAAATCAAAATATAGCAAGTATTAAATCATTAAATTCTGAATTTGTTAAAGATAAATATTTGTTTATTTATATAACAAGCTTGTACCAAGAACTAAAACTTAAAATGAAAGATTATGGAATGTTAAATTTAACTACACTAAGAAGTTTTAGAATCCCTGTTCCATCCATCCAAGAACAAGAACGCATTGTACATTTATTAGATCAATTCGATGAAGCCACTAAAAACATTGTGGCTGCATTAGAAAAAGAAATAGAACTGCGAAACAAACAGTACGAGTATTATAGAAATTTATTGTTATGTTTTCCAAAAGAAAATAAATAG
- a CDS encoding type I restriction endonuclease subunit R — MPNYNTIAESNNFIVLDKYDKHTSVNETPTGYQTEAALEREFIQDLVKLGYENAAHITSLEQMLNNARTQLQALNNMSFTDKEWVRFCEEYLNKPSDDLVAKTEKIQNNHIYDFVFDDGHIQNIYLVDKKEITRNKVQVISQFEQKGTHANRYDVTILVNGLPLVQVELKKRGVAIREAFNQVHRYSKESLNAESSLFKYLQLFVISNGTDTRYFANTVERNKNSFDFTMNWAKADNNLIKDLKDFTATFFQKNTLLNVILTYSVFDVSNTLLVMRPYQIAATERILWKIKSSYNAKQWASTEGGGFIWHTTGSGKTLTSFKAARLATQLEFIDKVFFVVDRKDLDYQTMKEYQRFSPDSVNGSDSTLGLKRNIDKNDNKIIVTTIQKLNNLMKGDNDLAIYNKQVVFIFDECHRSQFGEAQKNLKKKFKKFYQFGFTGTPIFVQNALGSETTASVFGRELHSYVITDAIRDEKVLKFKVDYNDVRPQFKSFEQEQDEKKLSAAENKKAFLHPARIKEISQYILQNFKIKTHRNQIGNKGFNAMFAVSSVDAAKLYYEALNNLQKDSEKPLRIATIFSFAANEEQNAIGDIPDETFEPTAMDATAKEFLTKAIGDYNAMFKTNYGVESNEFQNYYRDLANRVKKKEIDLLIVVGMFLTGFDAPTLNTLFVDKNLRYHGLMQAFSRTNRIYDSTKTFGNIITFRDLEQATIDAITLFGDKNTKNVVLEKSYKEYLEGFTDILTGQARRGYNDIVEDLNTKFPNPDEIVTEKDKKEFSKLFGEYLRVENILQNYDEFTNLKAFQLIDRNNPEEVDSFKEQYFVTDEDIAVMQNMEVIPDRLQQDYRSTYNDIRDWIRREKNGKEAEESEIDWNDVVFEVDLLKSQEINLDYILELIFEQNKKTKSKTELVDEVRRLIRASIGNRAKESLVVDYINETNLDDISDKPAILDSFYEYAQEKQKKEVTELISEETLNEEAAKRYIANSLKREYATDNGTELNSILPKMSPLNPQYLTKKQSVFQKISALVEKFKGIGGNIE, encoded by the coding sequence ATGCCAAATTACAACACCATAGCCGAAAGCAACAATTTTATAGTATTAGATAAATACGACAAGCATACCTCTGTTAATGAAACCCCAACAGGTTACCAAACAGAGGCCGCTTTAGAACGTGAGTTTATTCAAGATTTAGTAAAGCTGGGGTACGAAAATGCTGCTCATATTACCTCATTAGAACAAATGTTAAACAATGCGCGTACGCAACTACAAGCATTGAATAATATGAGTTTTACAGATAAGGAGTGGGTGCGTTTCTGTGAAGAATACCTAAATAAACCAAGTGATGATTTGGTAGCCAAAACCGAGAAAATTCAAAACAATCATATCTATGATTTTGTGTTTGATGATGGGCATATTCAAAACATTTATTTGGTAGATAAAAAAGAGATCACGCGCAACAAAGTTCAGGTTATTTCTCAGTTCGAGCAAAAAGGAACCCACGCCAACCGTTATGATGTAACCATTTTGGTTAATGGTTTGCCGCTTGTTCAAGTTGAACTAAAAAAACGTGGCGTTGCCATTCGCGAAGCCTTTAATCAAGTACATCGCTACAGCAAAGAAAGCTTAAATGCCGAAAGTTCGTTGTTTAAGTACCTGCAATTGTTTGTTATTTCTAACGGAACAGATACGCGTTACTTTGCCAATACGGTAGAAAGAAATAAAAACAGTTTCGATTTTACGATGAACTGGGCTAAGGCAGATAATAATCTGATTAAAGATTTAAAGGATTTTACAGCTACTTTTTTTCAAAAAAACACCTTGCTAAATGTAATTCTTACCTATTCAGTTTTTGATGTAAGTAATACCCTTTTAGTAATGCGCCCATATCAGATTGCAGCAACCGAACGTATCCTATGGAAAATTAAAAGTTCGTACAATGCAAAGCAATGGGCTTCTACAGAAGGAGGCGGTTTTATATGGCATACTACCGGTTCGGGCAAAACATTAACCAGTTTTAAAGCGGCTCGTTTAGCAACGCAATTAGAATTTATTGATAAAGTGTTTTTTGTGGTCGATCGTAAAGATTTAGACTATCAAACCATGAAAGAATACCAGCGTTTTTCACCAGATAGCGTAAATGGTTCAGACAGTACATTAGGTTTAAAACGCAACATTGATAAAAACGATAATAAAATCATCGTGACAACCATTCAAAAATTAAATAATTTAATGAAGGGGGATAACGATTTAGCCATTTATAACAAACAAGTGGTGTTTATTTTCGACGAATGTCACCGTTCACAATTTGGTGAAGCGCAAAAGAATTTAAAAAAGAAGTTTAAAAAGTTCTACCAATTTGGCTTTACAGGAACTCCAATTTTTGTTCAGAATGCTTTAGGATCAGAAACCACTGCAAGCGTATTTGGTAGAGAATTACATTCGTATGTAATAACAGATGCAATTCGCGACGAAAAAGTATTAAAATTTAAGGTAGATTATAACGATGTTCGTCCACAATTCAAAAGCTTTGAACAAGAACAAGACGAGAAAAAACTAAGTGCTGCCGAAAATAAAAAAGCATTTTTGCATCCTGCACGTATTAAAGAAATTTCGCAATACATCTTGCAAAATTTTAAGATTAAAACGCATCGCAACCAAATTGGAAACAAAGGATTCAATGCCATGTTTGCAGTAAGCAGTGTAGATGCCGCTAAATTGTATTACGAGGCTTTAAATAATTTGCAAAAAGACAGCGAAAAACCTTTACGCATTGCAACCATATTTTCTTTTGCTGCCAATGAAGAGCAAAACGCAATTGGTGATATCCCTGACGAAACGTTTGAACCTACTGCAATGGATGCTACTGCAAAAGAATTTCTAACAAAAGCGATTGGCGATTATAACGCGATGTTTAAAACCAATTATGGAGTAGAAAGCAATGAGTTTCAAAATTATTATCGCGATCTAGCGAATCGAGTTAAGAAAAAAGAAATTGATTTATTGATTGTGGTTGGAATGTTTTTAACCGGATTCGATGCTCCTACATTAAATACCTTATTTGTAGATAAAAATTTGCGTTATCATGGTTTAATGCAGGCTTTTTCTCGTACCAATCGTATTTATGATTCAACAAAAACTTTTGGAAACATTATTACATTTAGAGATTTAGAGCAAGCAACGATTGATGCTATAACTTTATTTGGAGATAAGAATACCAAAAATGTTGTTTTAGAAAAAAGCTATAAAGAATACTTAGAAGGATTTACAGATATACTTACAGGGCAAGCACGTAGAGGGTATAACGATATTGTAGAAGACTTAAATACAAAATTTCCTAATCCAGATGAAATTGTAACGGAAAAGGATAAAAAAGAGTTTTCGAAGTTATTTGGTGAATATTTAAGAGTAGAAAATATTTTACAGAATTACGATGAATTCACAAATTTAAAAGCATTTCAGCTAATTGACAGAAACAATCCAGAAGAAGTTGACTCGTTTAAAGAACAATATTTTGTAACAGATGAAGATATTGCAGTAATGCAAAACATGGAGGTTATCCCTGATAGGTTACAACAAGATTATCGCTCAACGTATAACGACATTCGCGATTGGATTAGAAGAGAGAAAAACGGGAAAGAAGCAGAGGAATCAGAAATCGATTGGAATGACGTTGTTTTTGAAGTTGACTTATTAAAATCGCAAGAAATTAATTTAGATTATATACTTGAACTAATTTTTGAGCAAAATAAGAAAACTAAAAGTAAAACAGAACTTGTAGATGAAGTGCGTCGCTTAATTCGAGCAAGTATTGGAAATAGAGCCAAAGAAAGTTTGGTGGTAGATTACATCAATGAAACCAATTTGGATGACATATCTGATAAACCTGCTATTTTAGATTCGTTTTATGAGTATGCGCAAGAAAAGCAGAAGAAAGAGGTTACTGAACTAATTTCAGAAGAAACCTTAAACGAAGAAGCGGCAAAGCGTTATATTGCTAATTCATTAAAGCGAGAATATGCTACGGATAATGGTACCGAATTGAATTCAATTTTACCAAAAATGAGCCCTCTAAACCCACAATACTTAACCAAAAAACAAAGTGTTTTTCAAAAGATAAGCGCTTTAGTAGAAAAGTTTAAAGGTATAGGTGGAAATATAGAATAA
- a CDS encoding ImmA/IrrE family metallo-endopeptidase — MNIESLLNSIFSDTDYNVKDIFEQKLSEYNLSRTKALKLLNIDKDVFDEIVNGTAKQPNLIHIVKIAEFLGIEVNNFINIVLKNQSAENILAIDNARKATFLVKNFDIKALTKLGFFDSSFTTEELVNKVLDYFGYTSINDFEEQLEEPLYSRVKKNHSDKMKDFWIKSAYQTFKVINNPNDYNRERLKDLIVKIKPYSQDVSNGLLTVCRALYNIGVTVIFQNYLTTTQVRGATFITNDKPCIVITDFNKVYPTLWFTLLHELNHVLFDYDTIEKSSYHLSDDNDLFLIEDQANSFARDFFLSEEKFNYIKGYINNPYLVSKFANEIEVHPSIVYSFFTWYQKELYGKNYHAAFREFYPDYSNAISKLNPITWNESSIKEASEKIKSVLELN; from the coding sequence ATGAACATTGAGAGTTTATTAAATTCCATATTTTCAGACACAGATTACAATGTCAAAGATATTTTTGAGCAAAAGTTAAGCGAATATAATTTAAGCAGAACTAAAGCTTTAAAACTGTTGAATATTGATAAAGATGTATTTGATGAAATTGTAAATGGAACAGCAAAACAACCAAATTTAATACATATTGTAAAGATTGCTGAGTTTTTAGGAATAGAGGTTAATAACTTTATAAATATTGTATTAAAAAATCAAAGTGCTGAGAATATTTTAGCAATAGATAATGCAAGAAAAGCTACGTTTCTTGTTAAAAATTTTGATATAAAAGCCTTAACAAAACTTGGCTTTTTTGATTCAAGTTTTACGACTGAAGAGCTTGTAAATAAAGTTTTAGATTATTTTGGATATACTTCAATTAATGATTTTGAAGAACAACTTGAAGAACCTCTATATAGTCGAGTTAAAAAGAATCATTCGGATAAGATGAAAGATTTTTGGATTAAATCAGCTTATCAAACATTTAAGGTTATAAATAATCCTAATGATTATAATAGAGAAAGATTAAAAGATTTAATTGTCAAAATTAAGCCGTATAGTCAAGATGTTAGTAATGGTTTGCTGACAGTTTGTAGAGCATTGTACAATATTGGAGTTACTGTTATCTTTCAAAATTATCTTACAACTACTCAAGTGCGTGGTGCAACCTTTATAACAAATGATAAACCTTGCATTGTTATTACTGATTTCAATAAAGTTTATCCAACACTTTGGTTTACATTATTACATGAACTTAATCACGTGTTGTTTGATTATGATACAATTGAAAAAAGTAGTTACCACTTGTCAGATGATAATGATTTATTTTTGATTGAAGATCAGGCTAACTCTTTTGCCAGGGATTTCTTTCTATCTGAGGAGAAGTTTAATTACATCAAAGGTTACATTAATAATCCATACTTGGTGTCTAAATTTGCGAATGAGATTGAAGTTCATCCTTCAATAGTATATTCTTTTTTTACTTGGTATCAGAAAGAATTGTACGGTAAAAACTATCATGCTGCATTCAGAGAATTTTATCCTGATTATAGCAATGCAATTTCTAAGTTGAATCCAATAACCTGGAATGAATCAAGTATTAAGGAAGCAAGTGAAAAAATTAAATCAGTTTTAGAATTAAATTAA